One stretch of Geoalkalibacter ferrihydriticus DSM 17813 DNA includes these proteins:
- a CDS encoding multicopper oxidase family protein — MNALTRRQMLARSAAALAGGALLLGERSETQAGASPEPQARASRPQSPGKGHLPVVTPNGENLPWRLVGGVKVYHLIAEPVRHELAPGLSVNAWGYNGRVHGPTIEAVEGDRVRIYVTNRLPEPTSVHWHGILLPNGMDGVTGLNQRPIPPGETYRYEFTLRQHGTHMYHPHFDEMTQQAMGMMGLFIIHPRDPQPYRVDRDFAILLSEWQVKIGTARPDPGEMVDFNILTMNGRAFPGTEPLCVRQGEKVRIRLGNLSAMSHHPIHLHGYKFMVTATDGGKIAPSAQWPENTVLVPVGSSRDIEFAADEPGDWALHCHMTHHVMNQMGHDIPNMIGMDADGLDEKIQRLVPGYMTMGHTGMGGMGTMDMPVPRNSIPMLGGEGPFGHIDMGGMFTIVKVHPTLPGADDWYEQPPGTLADKADAEEMRRDGIDLGGDSG; from the coding sequence ATGAATGCTCTCACGCGACGCCAGATGCTGGCCCGCAGCGCCGCCGCCCTTGCGGGTGGAGCGCTTCTGCTCGGGGAACGCAGCGAAACTCAAGCCGGAGCCTCTCCCGAGCCACAGGCGCGGGCATCTCGACCGCAAAGCCCTGGAAAAGGGCATCTGCCCGTGGTCACGCCCAATGGAGAAAACTTGCCCTGGCGCCTGGTGGGCGGCGTCAAGGTTTATCATCTCATCGCGGAACCGGTACGCCACGAACTCGCCCCCGGCCTGAGCGTGAACGCCTGGGGCTACAACGGCCGGGTGCATGGCCCGACCATCGAAGCGGTGGAAGGCGACCGGGTGCGCATCTACGTCACCAATCGCCTGCCCGAGCCGACCTCGGTGCATTGGCACGGCATTCTCTTGCCAAACGGCATGGACGGCGTGACTGGGCTCAACCAGCGCCCCATCCCGCCGGGGGAAACCTATCGCTACGAATTTACCCTGCGGCAGCACGGCACCCACATGTATCATCCCCATTTCGACGAGATGACGCAGCAGGCTATGGGCATGATGGGGTTGTTCATCATTCATCCGCGCGATCCACAACCCTATCGGGTCGATCGCGACTTTGCCATTCTGCTCAGCGAGTGGCAGGTCAAGATCGGGACCGCGCGTCCCGATCCGGGAGAAATGGTGGACTTCAATATCCTCACCATGAACGGCCGGGCTTTTCCCGGTACCGAGCCCCTGTGCGTGCGGCAAGGCGAAAAGGTGCGTATCCGCCTCGGCAATCTCAGCGCCATGAGCCACCACCCCATTCATCTGCACGGCTACAAATTCATGGTGACCGCCACCGACGGCGGCAAAATCGCGCCTTCGGCCCAATGGCCCGAAAACACGGTGTTGGTGCCGGTGGGCAGCAGTCGCGACATTGAGTTTGCAGCTGATGAGCCGGGCGACTGGGCTCTGCACTGTCACATGACCCACCATGTGATGAACCAGATGGGCCACGACATTCCCAACATGATCGGTATGGATGCCGACGGACTCGATGAAAAAATCCAGCGCCTGGTGCCCGGTTACATGACCATGGGCCACACCGGCATGGGTGGGATGGGCACCATGGACATGCCGGTGCCGCGCAACAGCATTCCCATGCTCGGCGGTGAGGGCCCCTTCGGCCATATAGACATGGGGGGCATGTTTACCATCGTCAAGGTGCATCCGACCCTGCCCGGGGCCGACGACTGGTATGAGCAACCCCCTGGTACCCTGGCGGACAAAGCTGACGCAGAGGAAATGCGCCGGGACGGGATCGACTTGGGGGGCGATTCAGGCTAA